The genomic segment TGAAAGCGATATGTGCGGTATATATATTCCCGAGGAGTACGGCGGTACGGGCGGCGGAGTAATGGAATTGTGCGTAGCGACAGAAGAACTGTCAAAGGCATGCGGCGGTATCGCGCTCGCGTTCGCGGCGACGGCCCTCGGAACATACCCCATAATACTCTACGGAAACGACGAACAGAAGAAAAAATATCTACCTGACATAGCAAAAGGTAAAAAGCTCGCGGCATTCGCCATTACCGAAGCAGAGGCGGGTTCAGACGCCGGCAGCATAAAGACCACCGCAAAGAAAGACGGCGATCATTACATATTAAACGGAACGAAACAATGGATAACGAACGCCGGAGAGGCGGAGACCTATACGGTTATAGCCATGACGGATAAGACGAGGGGCGCGCGCGGCGCAAGCGCGATTATAGTCGAAAAGGATACGCCCGGATTTACTTTCGGAAAGAAAGAGAAGAAGATGGGGATACGCGCCTCCGCCACAAGAGAGCTCATCTTCCAGGACTGTAAGGTGCCTAAAGAGAATATCCTTGCGAGAGAAGGCATGGGCTTCATAGTCGCGATGAAGACATTCGATAATTCCCGGCCCGGGGTCGCGGCGCAGGCAGTAGGCATAGCGCAGGGCGCTTTTGACCTTACGCTAAAATATGTGCATGAAAGACAGCAATTCGGGCAATCCATCAGCAGTTTTCAGGGCGTTCAGTTTATGCTGGCCGACATGGCCACGCAAATAGAAGCAGCGAGGGCGCTGGTACTTTCCTCGGCAAGAATGATAGACTCAGGCGCTAAAGACGTTGCCATGGCTTCCGCCATGGCAAAAATGTACGCGAGCGACGTTGCCATGAAAGTAACGACTGATTGCGTACAGCTATATGGCGGATACGGATATATGAGGGATTATCCCGTAGAAAAATATATGCGCGACGCAAAGATAACCCAGATATACGAAGGTACAAACCAGATACAGCGCAGTGTTATCGCTAATGCGCTGATAAAAGGATTGGTTAAGAAGCGATAGGCGGTGGCATGAACATAATTGTTTGCATAAAACAGGTACCGGATACCACTGACGTAAAAATAGACCCCGCTACCAATACTCTTATACGCGAAGGCGTAGCTTCTATCATAAATCCTTTCGATACCTATGCCATAGAAGAAGCCGTCAGGCTTAAAGAGAAATTTGGCGGAAAGGTCATAGTTCTTACTATGGGCCCGCCGCAGGCGGTAGCGGCGCTCAAAGAAGCGATCTCGGTCGGGGTCGATGAAGCCATTCTTCTTTCCGATAGGGCCTTTGCCGGCAGCGATACCCTTGCTACGAGCTATGCCCTTGCCAGCGGTATCAAAAAGATAGGCAGTTTTGATATAATACTCTGCGGCAAGCAGGCATCCGACGGTGACACGGCGCAGGTGGGGCCCGGCATATCCACTCATCTCGATATACCGCAAGTTACCTATGTAAAAAAGATAGAAGAGATAACGAACGGCAAGGCCAGAGTAGAGCGGATGGTCGAGGAAGGTTATGAGATAATAGAAACACCGCTACCCTGCCTCATGACCGTGGTAAAAGAGATAAATGAACCGCGGCTTCCCTCGCTGAAGGGCAAGATGAAGGCCAATAAGGCAGAGATAATCACATGGACGTCTCAAGATCTGGGGCTCGAGCCTTTGCGGGTGGGATTAAACGGCTCACCGACAAAGGTCGTTAAAATATTTACACCTCCGGCGCGCGCGGGGGGCCAGATGTTGAAGGGCGAACCGCATGAAGTAGCAAATAAATTGGCAGAATTGCTAAAAAATGATGTAATATAAAAGATCTTTCTAAATGAATTCACGCGACAGAATAAAGAAAACCTTGAGTTTTGAAGTGCCGGACACGCTCGGCATTGCGGACGATTTTACGGAAGTCACGATAAAAAAGTGGCGTGATCGCGGCAAGCTGCCCAAGGATGTTAAGGCGGAAGAATATTTCGGTTTTGACATACGCCTTTTCGGTTTCAACCAGGATTTTGACCCTGCGTCCAAGAATAAGATAACGACGGAACGCTTTGCGAGGCCGAGCACGGGTGAGGCTCTGGCAGATACTTATATGGAGGCCGAATCCGGCGAGAGATTTCTGGCTCTATCCTGCGTTGAGCCGTTTGAGCATATATCCAGCATATTTGGAAGGGAAAAAGTGTTGACCATGATGGCGGAAGATGCCGGCAAGGCCGCCGATATGTTTGCAAAATCCGCCGAGTTTACACTTAAGCTATGTCAGCTGGTGCTGGATAAGGGTTACAAATTTGACGGCGCGTGGCTGTGGGGGGACATGGGGTGTAAAGCAGGCCTTATTTTTTCTACGGATTATTATAATGCTTTTCTCTTTGATTTGCATAAGGAGTTCTGCGATTTTTTCGCCAAAAAGAACCTGCCTGTAATTTTTCATTCTGACGGAAACATAGGCGAACTTATACCCCGCCTCATAAAAGCGGGCGTGCGGGCGTTGGAGCCGCTTGAAAGCGATGTAGATATGGATCTC from the Candidatus Omnitrophota bacterium genome contains:
- a CDS encoding acyl-CoA dehydrogenase family protein; protein product: MVDYLLNENQIMIRDLARQIAEEKIRPVAAHYDETEEFAWPIVKVLAESDMCGIYIPEEYGGTGGGVMELCVATEELSKACGGIALAFAATALGTYPIILYGNDEQKKKYLPDIAKGKKLAAFAITEAEAGSDAGSIKTTAKKDGDHYILNGTKQWITNAGEAETYTVIAMTDKTRGARGASAIIVEKDTPGFTFGKKEKKMGIRASATRELIFQDCKVPKENILAREGMGFIVAMKTFDNSRPGVAAQAVGIAQGAFDLTLKYVHERQQFGQSISSFQGVQFMLADMATQIEAARALVLSSARMIDSGAKDVAMASAMAKMYASDVAMKVTTDCVQLYGGYGYMRDYPVEKYMRDAKITQIYEGTNQIQRSVIANALIKGLVKKR
- a CDS encoding electron transfer flavoprotein subunit beta/FixA family protein yields the protein MNIIVCIKQVPDTTDVKIDPATNTLIREGVASIINPFDTYAIEEAVRLKEKFGGKVIVLTMGPPQAVAALKEAISVGVDEAILLSDRAFAGSDTLATSYALASGIKKIGSFDIILCGKQASDGDTAQVGPGISTHLDIPQVTYVKKIEEITNGKARVERMVEEGYEIIETPLPCLMTVVKEINEPRLPSLKGKMKANKAEIITWTSQDLGLEPLRVGLNGSPTKVVKIFTPPARAGGQMLKGEPHEVANKLAELLKNDVI